From Parasteatoda tepidariorum isolate YZ-2023 chromosome 1, CAS_Ptep_4.0, whole genome shotgun sequence, one genomic window encodes:
- the LOC107454151 gene encoding innexin shaking-B-like: protein MSSIFDTIKGLIQKERVRIDTDIFRLHHTYSVFIIVVFIIFVCTKQFAGDPVKCVHTDTDIPDKVWNTYCWIHGTYVVPSAFHKKVGVEVPAPGVDATDAMKEPHKVRFLYYYQWVIFILLFQATMFYIPRWIWVSWEGGTLKVLTMDLDISLIDESKKAQNLQILADYFHSSWNTHNWYARRYLFCVLLCVINVVGQAYMLDTLLNEHFFTYGMESINYFRYGAEMSPMIRIFPRMSKCEFLVGSQSGDIDKSFALCIMGLNSIFDKIFLFIWFWFLLVFILTVLGILYYLILILCPPFRVFVLCYLYGYDHRKHIRVLVGEASFGDWFLLYLLARNIDFIVFRSLLRVIACKIKDSKDPGEDQVRVEDSTQFPSDPYRQFSSSKVKRLSRVRKADDVTHSGLEDQLEEKPAYSIQLEIGKSIDQDQTELSKQKETDSELQSIWVRLFRGAISWINKKYPTRRNL from the exons ATGAGTAGCATATTCGATACCATTAAAGGCTTAATTCAAAAAGAGAGAGTCAGAATTGATACTGACATTTTTCGATTACATCACACTTATTCTGTCTTCATTATTGTGGTCTtcataatatttgtttgtaCGAAACAGTTTGCTGGAGATCCCGTCAAGTGTGTTCATACCGACACTGACATACCAGATAAAGTTTGGAATACTTATTGTTGGATCCATGGAACGTATGTAGTTCCATCGGCATTTcacaaaaaa gttGGAGTAGAAGTCCCTGCTCCAGGTGTAGATGCAACTGATGCAATGAAAGAGCCTCATAAAGTcagatttctttattattatcaatgGGTAATCTTTATACTTCTTTTTCAAGCAACGATGTTCTATATACCCAGATGGATATGGGTTTCTTGGGAAGGAGgtacattaaaagttttgacGATGGATCTTGACATTTCCTTGATTGATGAGTCTAAAAAGgcacaaaatttacaaattctgGCTGATTATTTCCACTCCAGCTGGAACACACACAACTGGTATGCAAGGAGATACCTCTTTTGTGTCCTTTTGTGTGTCATAAATGTAGTTGGACAAGCGTACATGCTTGATACTTtattaaatgaacatttttttacttacggAATGGAATCTATCAACTACTTTCGTTATGGTGCAGAAATGAGTCCGATGATAAGGATATTTCCACGCATGTCAAAGTGCGAGTTTTTGGTTGGCAGTCAGTCTGGCGACATTGACAAAAGTTTCGCCCTTTGTATCATGGGTTTGAACagcatttttgacaaaatattcttattcataTGGTTTTGGTTTCTGCTTGTCTTCATTTTGACAGTCCTTGGAATTTTGTATTATCTCATACTAATTTTGTGCCCGCCTTTTAGAGTATTTGTTTTGTGTTACTTATATGGGTACGATCACAGGAAACACATACGTGTATTAGTTGGAGAAGCTTCTTTTGGTGATTGGTTTCTTTTATATCTGCTTGCAAGGAACatagattttattgttttcagaaGCCTCTTACGCGTGATAGCTTGTAAGATTAAGGATTCGAAAGATCCCGGCGAAGATCAAGTGCGGGTGGAAGATTCTACACAGTTTCCAAGTGACCCATACAGGCAGTTCTCGAGTAGTAAAGTAAAACGTCTTTCAAGAGTAAGAAAAGCTGATGATGTAACACATTCCGGTCTGGAAGATCAACTTGAAGAAAAACCTGCTTACTCAATACAACTTGAAATTGGTAAATCAATTGATCAGGATCAAACTGAACTTTCGAAGCAGAAGGAAACCGACAGTGAACTCCAAAGTATCTGGGTTAGGCTTTTTAGAGGTGCAATCTCTtggataaataagaaatatccgACCCGTAGAAATTTGTAA